From the genome of Tenrec ecaudatus isolate mTenEca1 chromosome 1, mTenEca1.hap1, whole genome shotgun sequence:
AGAATCCATGtattacagtggttctcaaccttcccaatgcctcgacccttttaatacagttctcctcgtgttgtggtgagccccaatcataaaattattttagttgctacttcacaactaatTTTTTTACTATtaagaattgggcgacccctgtaaaagggtcgtttgatcccccaaggggtcacgacccacaggttgagaattggtcTATTATAACTAATGGCATATTTTCTTCTGGTTCCCCATTCACCTCTCAAAACTACTCAGTATCCCTCATCAACTGAACATTCCCAAGATTTCATCCGACCCACACCCACCTCCAAGATGCAGGCCTGGATATCTCCCAGACACTTCAAAATTAATCCTATCACCTTTCTTACCAAACCTGTTTGCCCCAATTAGTGAACCCAACTCAATTCTGCAGACATCAGTATTCTGGAAATCTCCATTTTCTCACCTCCCACACAGGCCAGGAATCACTACTTCTGGCCTCCTGACTGGGAACACAAACTCtagcccagcagttctcaaccgatgggtcatgaccccttggagggtggaatgaccttttcacaggggtcgcctgattcataacagtagcaaaatgacagttaagtagcaacaaaaatgttatggctgggggccaccacaacaggaggaactgtatgaaagagtcgaggcatgaggaaggttgagaaccactgctctagactctcCTATTCCACTTAACCCTGCACCATGCTACCTCCTAGCAACCTCCTTTGACCAAGCGTCTCAGTGGCTCCCTCTACTGACAGCAGAAAACCCTCCGAggcacacccctgaagcccttcAGAACTAGATGTCAAGCTCTCCTTCCTCTGGGCCGCTCCTCCCCAATACACTGCTCAGTTGCACCGGGCAGCTATCCAACTGCACTTGCAAATGTGCCTCTGGCCTGAGCATgcgcctctcccctctcccctctgcgACCACTCTTTTCAGCCCAACTCCTGCCTCCGGAAAGCTTTCCTTAATACCCCCAGATAAACTCAGTCAACTTCCCTCCAGGTTCTCCAAGCACCTGGCCCGATCCTATCCTAACACGCAGTGCATTATTGGCCGTAAGAGTCCCTTCGTCTTTGCACAGGGGGTGGTGTGCACAGTGTGCTCTCAGTCAAGGTTTAACCTGTTGAACTTAATGAGAAGCGTGACAGAGGATCAAATACACCCAGTGGAAGATCACAAGGGAAAAAGCCATTAAGTTATTCCCACAACCTTCATTAAAAGCTTACAGCttacaagttaaaaacaaacaaagcaaaactcatGGCTGTTTTCAGACTcgtagctgctaatggaaaggttggtggtttgaaccactagGCACTCAGACAAAGTCACGGCAAGACTTACGGCCTAGGAAACACTCTGGGACAGCGCTCCTGTCCTCAAAGTCGGAAGGGACTCAGTAAGAGTGAGCGGCTTCTCAGGCTGGCAGCCTGCATACGGCTTAGTGGTTGAAACAATGTCGTGGGGAATGTCTTGCCCCAACCTTCAAATACCGCAGGCCCCCAAGTGCACAGCAGTTACGTTCTTCTCGAGGAGACAGGGCTCCGTGAAGGCACTcacctggctgttcagtttgTTCAGCATCATGTGCGCGTTGACCACTTCCAAAATATGGGTGGTGAACTCATTCATATCCTCCAGGGGCATGATTTTAAAGGCCACCAGGCTTTTTTTATTCTagtaaaaggaaaggaaaaagacaagCACCTTCAAGCCAATACACTTGGCTTTTCTGATAGCATTTTGCCAAGATGGAAAAGTTGTATCATTTTAACCCAGGCTTAATTCAAATGGTCAAGTTGAAAATACTAATGGGGGATTTCAACAAACACAGCTGTTGGCAATCGAGTCTTCTGACTCCACAGCTGAACTCGCAGGGGAAGAACCTGGCTTACCACCATTCTGTTTCTATTATAGTGACCACAAAGTTATTTTCTTCTGAATAATGAAATAACTTCAGTATTCCCCCTTTGAACATGAAGTATAACGAAGTATATCTAACAGACATAAAATCAGGAAATGCTCGATGCCAATATATGTCACTTTATTCTGACCATGACTCACCTGGAAAGACCTCAGGTGGCCAGCCACTTTCACGTACGTCTCAGGCGGAACCACAGTGTTTTCTCCACTCACGTCCTGAAAGAAAAACACTGAGGCTAAGTGCTGATGGTAGAAAGTCACTGTACAATTGGTAGACTCTGAACAGAAAGAGAAAGTAGAACCAAAACCCCCTAAGATGGCAATAATTAGTTTGCTCTACACTTTTGAATTGCACTATTTTGTAAAATAAGGAAATTAGAATAAAAGTACCTATAAAGGTAACTTTCAACTTCAAAGTTCTAATTTATGTACATCACAAAAATGCATTCAATGCTTTCAGGCAATTAATTTTTCTGGAAGATATAATTATTGGAAAAATTCTACTTTTAGGAACTTTTGGAAATAacgaaaacaacaacacaaaacccaTGCATTAAGAAGTAACTGCAATATTCATCACAGCATATTTACAACACCAAAGCACGTAAAATAATGGAAACACCTAACAGGTGCACACTCAAGTAGTGGGAACTTCTACGAACACTGAAATTATATACTTACAGAATCCTTATTGTCTAAGACCAAAGTAGACTCAAAACTACAGAGCAATAAAGTAAATAAAAGCAACAACAGCTACACACAGCGTGGCCTTCTGTGGAGGGAAAGAGGCCTCACAAAGTTAACATGGATAGGAAGGAATTATTTTTGCAGAATTGGAACCTATGTACAAGGAAAAATATGTAAGCTCATTTTATTCTATAAAGAATCCTAatcaaagagaatttcaaaatgcagaagagaatttcaaattctcgagGATTCCAGACATCGATGAATCACTAAAACTACAGCCTCAGGATAATCTTGACCAAAAACTAAGTGTTGCCTGGACTTTCTCGTATGCAGACAAACAGCACCCAGAGTAGCGATGTTTCACCGCACTTTTAATGACTTCCcattttcctagactcatacttcATACGTTCAGTTTCAATTAATAACTGGTGTTTGCCACGACTGCTGATCACTGTGAGTGGTGCCCCGAAGGCTGGCTCCTGCTGGTGTGACTCCAGCCGCCCTGCTGACTCCAGCCGTCCTGCACTGCGGGCTCCTCTGACTCGGCAGCTCTCATCAGTCATGTTTTCAGTGCCTGGCGACCTGAGGGGCTCGGCTTCGGGTACTGActatgttctgcttctgttcattgggttttctgtggctaattCCTCCTAAGGGATCAGGTtgcttattcttcttcatagtctgttcttagtctagactctgatggtatttcaaataccagtgacaaCATCACAataatacacaagccaccacagtacaacaaactgacaggtaaGTGGTGGGGGAAAACACAAAGATAAAACCTTAAGAAATAAACTTCGTGAGAGTTCTGAGTGAAAAGCTTACAGAGCAGCTGCCTTCTATGTAAAACTGCACACACTGAATTTAGAGCTATGCAGAGAGCTGACAGGCTATGAGCCAAAATGTGTTCTAACAGTAGTCATCTGTGGTACTTCAGAATTTTAAAAGACACTTTTGCAAAATAAGCACGGGCATTCTATATGAGACGTGTTGCCTATGTACTATctgtcccccccacacccccgcccCTTTGATGGCAGAGCCTTTGACTCTTTATCCTTCTGGAACCCGGCACGGGCACTCCAGTAATTGCTTTGGAATGAATTAGCTTCTATTTTCCTGAGGGGTAATTCTCCACAGCTTTCTTGTGCTTTTGTGAAGTGAGAATAGCAAACACAAACCATATTATCCAAGTTTTCACagtgaacatattttaaaaatgaaaacaaaaatagcaaGCCTTGTGATCTTGTTAAAAAAGGGTAAAAAGCAGTGCCTGTTTCTCCATGTTTTTAAACAGGCTGCTTTGCAAATGGGAGCCTCCCATTCTCGAACATGGTTTTCCCCTCAATGACTCACGACAAATAGCTCTTTGTAACGATGTGCACATTTCCTTATCAGTTGCAgtctccaaactccctgccatggagttcattccaactccgaGCActcctatagggcaggataggtctgcccctgtgggtttcttcaggggaacagaaggcttcatctttctccttcagagcagcaggtggtttggaACTGGTAACCTTGGGGTCAGCAGTCCAACCATCATGTTACCACTATACAACCATGGTTTATTTAACAATTCCCACAGCTAGCACATTAAGGTAGCCTCGGAGGTTACTACACAAAAATGCTATGACTAACATACGGTTAAAACTtacacatttaaaattatttcttgaatATAAATCCctgggagtggaattgctgggacaACATCTTCTGATCGACAATGTTGATTCAGGTTATTTTTGAGACAAGTTATAATAGGTATCTACAACATCTGTGTAGAATGGTACCCCATGCCTAGACAAGCAATAAATCGTTAAAAAAATGAAGCATCTATAAGTGCCAGGCATCGTGCTTGCTGCTGCTCTCACAGAACCAGGCATGGCTAGTCTTTTTTTGTGCCAACTTAGAAAGACACAATGGGACCCCGATGTTTAGTAACCCTGCTTTTGTTAACTAGCATAGCAACAAGTTTCTTGTTGCTGCTATTTGTACTTTGTCTTTGATGAATTACCCATCTTTGATGAATCTCCTTTCCCATTTTCTTAAGGTGCACagttgctttttttgtttgtagtttttattaaaatttttaaatggtttgTAATGTTACACACGTTTCCCCATTCACCGAGACAGTTGTTAACTCAGTTACTAGCACTGTTCTAGTGTGTGTAAGCCAGCAGTGAACGAGatgaaaatacttgtttttccTGTAGTTTACATTCTAGCGTCTCCTAccacttgctttttaactttggtTTTAGAATTTTGGGTCGTTTAGAAAGTTTTAAACTTTTATATAACCAGAACATATCACATCTATTAACCTTTATTTTAGGGTCTGTCTATAATGTCTTGCTTATGTATCATTTTTATAAgcaaaacctaaaaaaaaaaaaaaactttaaaaagttaAGACTGAAAAAGTTTGGCACCCCCAAAGGAGCCCACCCTGATTTAAAAGCAACTGCTTACATCTGTGTCAACCCACTGCCGAACATCCATGGGAGCAGCTGTCATGTCATCGATTTTGTAAACAATGTTGGTTGGTGCCTTTTCTGCATGTCTGATTATCCCCACAATTGTGACCTAAGTGAGGAGGAAAAGAGATTACACGGTTTTAAAACAATGTGAGTCTTATCAAGCTCTTCCTATGTTTAATCGAGAAGCACAAGTGCTTTTTGCATACCTGTGAAATTTCAACATTGCCAATTTTGAACACTTCATCGACTAGAGTGGCAGACAGCAGCTGGGCTATGGTGCAGGGCACAATGTGCTGGGCTCGGGCTCTCTGAAGAGAAAAAGATGCATGAATTCCATTGCGAGAAGGAGCGCCACCACTCACTCCACACCTGCTCTCATCTCCACCCAAAGGAGACGGCTGGGGCCGTCTGCTCCCATGGGTTCCAGCTTGGGGACCGCATGGGGCCGCTCCAGCGTGCACCAGGCCAACAGAAGCGGGGAGCACATGGACAGTACGTGCCGAGCACTTGGCACAGACCTAACACTGAAGACTTAAAAAAGAGCCCGTTATCCTGGCTTCACAAAGATGGAAACCAAGGCCATACAGCTAACAAAcagtaaaaaaattattaaaagacaaaacacaggtgtcactttgagaagtAAGGTATGCAGGGCAGAAGCctgggtattttcagtcacctcataggcatgtaaAAGCCAGACAATGAATAAAAAGGAACACAGAAGAATTGAATCCTTTGCATTATGGTTTtgccaaagaaaatgaaagctACCACaggagaacaaacatctgtcttggaagaaatacaagaatgctttttagaagcaaggatggtaaaagtcaacaaacagactttgaactatttacaggctttcttttgtcattttttgtcttgttttgtgtatattACTATctgtgcaggtctatctagataggataggcgggataaacaatctggaagagaaaacaatgggatcgataagtgatccaaaatcggtggtgaggagggagcaggaggcctggtagggcttgatcaagggcaatataacagagaggaattactgaaacccaattgaaggctatgcatgatagtgggacaagaggaaagtaaaaggaaatagaggaaagcattaagaggcaaaggacatttatagaggtctaaatacaggcatgtacatatgtaaatatatttacatatgatggggaaatagatctatgtgcaaatatttataggtttagtattaaggtagcagatggacattgggcctccactcaagtactccctcaatacaagaacactttgttctattaaagtggcattccatgatgctcaccttccccacatgatggCTGacgacaaagaaagctgatggtgtccggctatcaaaagataaagcacctggggtcttaaaacaagcggccatctagctcagaggcaacaaagcccacatggaaaaagcacaccagcctgtgtgatcatgaggtgtcaataggattaggtaccaggcaccaaagaaccaaaaaatcctatcataaatgagagggagtgcggcgtggggacccaaagcccatctgtaggcaactggacaaccccttacagaggggttgcaggcaagagacgagccagtcagggtgcagggtagcaacgatgaaacatgcaactttcctctagttctttaatgcccccccctactatcatgatcccaattctaccttacaaatccaactagaccagaggatgtacatggtacagacaagaactggaaacacaggggatcaaggacagatgaagccttcaggaccattggtgagagtggcgataccgggagggtggagggaaggtggggtagaaagggggaaccgatcacaaagatctacatataacccccttcctgggggacagaaaacagaaaaatggatggagacatcagacagtgtaagacaatataaaataataatttataaaatatcaaggttgaggggagggaggggaaaaaatgaggagctgataccacgggctcatgtagaaagcaaatgttttgagaataagggcaacaaatgtacttgacaccatggatgcatggattgtgatgagttgtacaagtccccaataaaattattttaaaatttttttaaagtaaggatggcaagactttgttttataTACTGTGGATGTGTTATTAGAAGGGACGAATTCCTGGAGAACATCATATTGCTAAGTCGGAACCAACTGAACCGCACATAGGACACAAGGGTGCACTACCTGGTTTTTATTAGCTTTCAAAGCTGGGGCAGTTCCTGCATCTCTGCTACAGGATGGAGTAAATTAATAACAAGACTATATAACATTATATAGTCATATCTAGTGTACAGGTACGGGGGTTATCAATGAGCTATACAAAACATATAAGCATGTTTCTACTGAATCATTAACACCACATCTGAAATGATACTAAAACAGAAGGCAAATT
Proteins encoded in this window:
- the RPA2 gene encoding replication protein A 32 kDa subunit — protein: MWNSGFESYSSSSYGGAGGYTQSPGGFGSPTPTQTEKKSRARAQHIVPCTIAQLLSATLVDEVFKIGNVEISQVTIVGIIRHAEKAPTNIVYKIDDMTAAPMDVRQWVDTDDVSGENTVVPPETYVKVAGHLRSFQNKKSLVAFKIMPLEDMNEFTTHILEVVNAHMMLNKLNSQPSAGRAPISNPGMGEAGNFGGNSFIAANGLTAAQNQVLNLIKACPRPEGLNFHDLKSQLSYMSVSSIKQAVDFLSNEGHIYSTVDDEHFKSTDAE